In Vicia villosa cultivar HV-30 ecotype Madison, WI linkage group LG7, Vvil1.0, whole genome shotgun sequence, the DNA window tttattttattaaatttgagATCCTTAATTGGCAAAAGTTCAGTTTCTCACTTAATTTATCATATATTATCCTCAGCTAATACCTCAATAAGATCCCTAAAACCTATCATATACACTTAGATACTCTGTACAATTTTAAAGGTACAACAACTTGTAGCATAGTAATAACTAATACTCTGTATTTAAGCAGCGAGCACCAGCACTTTAATGGTGCCTTGACTATTTGCAGTTAGTATGGTGGGGCGATCACTCTTCCAGCATACCGCACTGATGAAGTACGATCCAGCCTCATCCTCCGCATCTTCCATATCTAGGGTACCAAATCTATGCCATGTGAGAGGCTTGGAAATTTCCTGCAAAAGGGTAATTCAACTCTCAGCGATTTACAAGACAAATAATGCAAGAGAAACCGTCTGAataattaaagattgcaaacctTGTGGTAGACAAATACTTCGTTTGTTTCACTGCCACATGCAATGTATTCACTGCTTACTGTAAGGCCAACAAAGTTTTTCTCATTTGCATGACCTCTGAATGTACGAACCTGTACACATACATTTGgattaaaatgaaaaacaacattcTAATTTAGTATAAACACCTACAAACTAAATGTAGAATGAATGAAGGATAACTTGGACAATAATCAAACCAAAGCAATAAACTATTTTTGTTAGATTACTTACTGGTACGTTTTGCTTCACATCCCATAACCGCAGTGTACTATCTGTTGATGCCGATGCAAGTTCGTCGTTTGACAAAAATTTCACGTATGAAACAGCCTTCTTGTGCCCAGTGAAAACATGGACTGGCCGGCTAATATTTCTCAGATCATAATAATGGATGTGATGGTCTGCTGACCCAACCTGTAAAAATGTTTGAGGGTATAAGACAAGCTGAAATTAAAATGGATAAGGAAAATGAAACACATAATTGATTCAGATAAGGAGCAGGGTCAACTGGTCGAGTGTATAATCGTAATTTATTTTCTGATAGATTTGATACATGCAGCCACTAGCCTGCAATTTATTTTCTGATAGATTTGATACATGCAGCCACTAGCCTAATGTTCTAAAGGTTAATCCAAACAAACTATCCAGATATTCTCTACCAAGTACTAACTGAATGAAAAGGGAACATACTGCGATGTAATTCCCAGATCCAGGATTATACTTCACGCAGCATATGTTTGCTTTCATGTCTATATTTAGAACACTGGCCTCCTGATTTGTGCACCAAACTTTGACCTGCTCAAAGTATACAGAAATTACAGTTAGTTTATCACTTTCAATAACCAAAACAAAATTAGAAAAGGTTAATATTTGATCACTTATCCATCGTGTAATTTCATGTTGCAGGGAATGCTAAATTGTCTTTATTAAACATTAACCATGATGGCACGCAAGTATGAAAAATAAACATAGTGGTGTACACTAGAAGAGGAAACGAGACGACACGAAAATGGTTGCAAAGCAAGCATGGTGAAAGTGGTCAAAAAGAAGGACTTGGCTTAAATTGTAGAAGGCTAGAAGAAAAATCCATTCAGAATGTACATTTGGTAGCAATACCATGccaataaatttaaatttgtgCAAGTaaaacgcaaaaaaaaaaaaaactgcaaaCTCTCAAATGACAAATCAATAAAGACGAAGTTAATCCAACCAGGATTTAGAAAGACATTAGATACACTCGTAGGAAAATTTTCAGAAAGTACGGACACTTCCAGTGAAATTGGTgatatttttctaaataaatGTTATAGAAGAATACCTTACAATCATCACTACCAGATACAAGCATAGAGGGATCCGTTCTTGAAAAATCAACACTCCATGCACGCTTTTCATGCTCTTCATATTCCATTAAACTCTGCCAAAGGAAAGTAATAgtcataaaaaaaaaactgaaaaacaGCAAGTATATAGACTAAGATACCCGAACAGATGATACAAGAAAAACTGTCCATTTGAGTCACAATTACCTTTCGAGTGGTCACATCCCAAACAGTTACAATTCCTTCATAATCACTACTAGCTATTTGGTTCTTGGCATATTTATTCCAACTCAAGCAACTAAGTTTTGAGCGCGTAGTCATTTCCACAACAGGACAATGAGCATCTGTGGGTTCATTCACTACCTGAAAAGTAAAAACATAGGGAATGATCGTTTTATATTAGCTTTGGCAACATATATAAGCAGTCACAGTAACGTTGCTCACctatcaaaagaaaagaaaatcaaaaaatgataaaataatttagaaaagTAAATGACATCCATCTTACCGCAGAAAAATCAAAAACTTTGATACGTCGGGAAACTCCAGCAGTAGCAAACAAATCATCATCACGGTCAAACTCTATGCTGCAATACACATGGTGAATCCGCGCATTCAGTGAAAATGTATTCATTGACAACTTAAGTACTTGGATAGAAACATGAATGTACCCATAAAATTCATTTCATCAATGCAGTACCTAACTCCTCCATATAAAGACTACAGTCACAGCAAGATAAAGTATATCAAATAAAAACCTACTTGTCTGTTTGGCATAGTTACCTAATATTCTTATTTCCATATAATTTATCTCCAGCATGAAATGAAAACATACATGAAGAGGGAGTTTAGAGTGTGTCCCATATGTAACGTAACAGCAGGATCAAGACCTAAAATTCTATGATAAATAACATATTGCAGACTAAATTAAGAACACAGCACTGTTGACCCATAGGATGACTTTGAGGCCAACCATAATGCAGTAACCGACAATAGCTTGGAATAAAAATGTTGAttactttatttcttttaaaGCCAGGACTATAGAGGCAAATACCAGATGATTATTCAAAGTTCCATGGGCAATTTCATAAAATAACTCACCTTGAAACAATGTTGGCCGAATGAAATATATCCCCGTGTCTTATTTCTGCAATGACTCTCAATCGACTGTTTCAATTGAAATTCAACGAAATGAGAACTATCTTATACCAaagatttcaagctaaatatgaGATAGTAGACCTAAAGAGTAAAGAGTGAAACATTCTAACAAAATTAACAATTCAAAGTATTTCGTTCATTCGATTCCCTTCTTACTTTACACCTAAAATCCTATTACTTCAACAAGAGCTTCCCCTCTTATAGTAGAGCATTAGAACAATTTACACAAAAAGACAATCTTTTTAATCCATTCTACCCCTATTTCCCACATTTATCAAACTGATCTGCCTTTAACTAGCTAAATACCCTAACTATTCCTAATTAACTACTTTGGCTCCCTTTATTCTTCCACGAAAATGACCCTTTTCCCTTCAATCCCAATAATATATGAATTGATATTTCTAAtgacacaaaaaaaaaagacGGATAGTAATACCTGTAGCGTGTGAAAGTTGTCAAGACTGACTGAAAATCATCAAGACCACAACTATAACCTTCTCGACTTATGAAATTTGTATCCCTTTCCTGTTGGCCATTTGGTTTATCTGCTGCTTGTCGTCGTTTTTGTAGATAACATTCTTGTAGGTCATTGAACTGGACCAAGGGAAGGAAATCAGATGGGATTCATAGAGGGAGAAAATAAACCATGTATATAGATGTAAATCCAGTAATAGAAACAATAAGACAATAAAGAACACGAAACCTTCTGCAAAATTCAAGTTGAAAGACAGTAAATAACACATAGAAAgcaagtaaacataaaaacagaatcgattttgaaatgtatacaagTCTATGTTCTTCATAAGCAATATGGTGTTTGCTACTTTACTACGCAAGTTATATTTAAATGCACTTTTGTTTCATGGTTATTTTAGCAGTTCCTATTACTAGTGCAAGACTGTAACTGGGCTTCAATTGTGACTTTGAGTCTCAAAAAACtcattaagatattagggttttaattatttttgtggtAGAACATAAGTTTGCAGAGTTTTGAATTTGAGTCTATGGCCTTATCGTATCAGTAAATTAACAATGTATATGTAATGCCTAACTTTAGGATGATGAGactttaaaaaaaaagataagtGGATGATGAAAATTTGGTAGTGCATATAGCTTGTTTCAGTCTACATTCTGATAAGAATACAATTCATCACGAGGCGTGATTCCTAGATCTTCATAATTTGTCATCTCATTCTCTCtcctttaaaatttaaaatatccaAAATATAATTTGTTTCCTGGCAAAAAGCTTTCCTAAACACCCATTAAATATTcagaaaaacataaaataaaataaaaaattcaagcaCGGAAAATTAAACTAAGATAACCTGTGTATGCACCCTCTTCTTTCTAACTAGAGCAAGACCCGATTGATTTATATACTGTGAATCTGATCCACTGATGGGATCTCTTCTCTGGATTCCATGCCCATGAGAGCTGATTTGTGACTTTCCATCATTTTTCTTAGTATGGCTCCCAGAAGACAACCCTCCTCGAAGATTTAAAGGACTAGATGCGAGGCCACTGCTATTCAAGTCCATTGATGAATGCCGTGATTTTCTTCCAGCAGAATCATCAAGCATCCGCAGTTTCACAGAGTACCTGTCCCGAGCACGATACAAGTCCATTCTATGTTTCTCCACAGCACCAATGTCCTCCTTTATGAACTGGAGATCAGTTTGCACCTACAGATGAAACACCAATTGATTGCAATAAGTACCAATAAATTCAACAAAGAAACTTGTATAAGTAGTACAATGAAGACCACGACATGTAAACAGGGGgaagaaaaaattgaaatataagtAAGGATctattagatttgagaaaatgtTTTATGTTTACATCCAGTTTAAATTAACTATTACAAAAACACttccatatttttttaaaaccaaaTAGACTCTTTGTTACTGAGTAATAATTTAgtcaaaaataaaatagatagaTTGCATCTCGCGCACCTCCTTCAACTCATCAACTTTTTGCTTGCGTAAGCAATGCAAGAAATCTAACAATATTTGCATATTTCTCTCAGCTTCTTCTTGttccatttttcttttcttctcagtAAGGAGTAACAAAAGGGTGTCGAGCTCCTTCATTGTCACTTCACAGCCCTGATTCaagattcaaaaaataaaaaatatatatgtatcaCAGAGCTTCAAAAGCATCAACAAGGATCCACAGATTACGTGATACAGAAATATGTAAGCGTAAAAATAGAGTAATCTTCAGTACAAAAGTTGTACGAATTCAAATAAGCTAATAAACAGGTAAATCTCCAATATAATGATAGAAACTGGTATCTATTGATAATTCATAATATTGACGAATAACCACTATCTATTATAGATAATCTTTGATGAAAGGGTCAGCTACAGCCAAGTCTTATTCCTATAGCGGCCTCTGCCTCTCCACCTATAGCAGTCTCTACAACAACCAAGTTTTATCCCACCAAGTGAGGTCCGCTACAAGGATCAAACGACTACATAATGTTGTATTATAAAACATATCTATATCCAACTTATTAACCTCTATATCTTTCTTGATAGTTCTCTatctcttatagtttttctagATTTTTCCCAGCATCTAGTGATTAGACTATCtttcattagatttactttcctTACTACAAAATCTACATGTGTGCTCACTCAAGCATATACAAGTACTCTTCTTGCTTAGTGAGAGGTCTAACATATAATTAAGAtcctttcataaaataaaattgacaGTGAAATCTGACAAGATTTAACTAGTATTTTTGGTCCTTGATCTAGTTGCATATACACAATTAATTTGCAAGAGTTATATAACATTACAAGTGTTAAACACCAGAACAGGTGGCCCTCTTGTTCCGCTTCCATCTTCTGCCAAGTTATTTCATGTTCCAAATTGTATAAACAGATGCATCAAGTGAGAGGATTGTGTTATTGTGAGAGATCAGGAGAATAAGTGATAGCCATTGAATCAAAATGAATAGTTATGATAGATTTCCGTTCAAAAAACTACACAGAGTTGACATACTCATAATGGTGGGTCTGGCATTGGTAATTTTAAGATTTATGAGATGCACTTTTCCATTAGAACAGAGAATGATTGACCATGTTCTCATCTTACATTAGGCTTCTAAAGAAGTTGGCATTGCTTATTGCTGCAAGCAATAAAATAAGCCATTCGTGCAAGAGAAAAGGCGAGACAGGAGGAGGAAAATGGTGACTTACAGTTTTGAAAATAAGATTATTCTTAACAATCTACTTTGATCTAACGCCTACTATTTTATATAATCTTCTCAACAGACGAACTGATGTAAATTAATGTATCGACTTATATTTCCTCTAACATATAATCTCCCCTTGTCAAAACTCTACATATAAGTGTCATGTATAATGAAAAACTAACACAGACACCAGATACAGTAGATAGTCGAATAATTTGAAAAATGGAAGCGATAGAATGTAGCCATATGCATAGATGTAGTGTCAGTATGGATACACACATATGTCAGAAACACGGCAATGAAGTGTCAATGCTTCATAGGTCATGTATTCCTCAATGAACTCAAAACTAAATATTCATTTTCCGAAGAAAAACTAGAAGCAACAATGAGCTATTAAGtgaaaacaaaatcaacaacaaagatATAGGTCACCGCCAACAAAATCCAATCCAAAACTAGTAGCGAGAGTATCACCAACCTTTTGTACTGCCTGACGGAAATGCTCCACGGGAGAAGCAGTCTTTGATATTTGACGATCCGATGTCTTTTTTAGTAGCTACAAATTTGGTACAGAAACCGTTTAACAATGAGCTGCATTTCGAAGTAAATCAAttcaagataaaaaaaaaagtaattcatACTATAAAATTCCACACTAAAAACTTTTCTACTTAAGTCAGTTACATTCGTAAATAGCTCTCACAAAACGCAAAATGGAAAAGATCTAAAACCGAATTCATTACTCAAACAATAAGTTTCTTAAATTTCAATCTAATTCTAATCTCAAACGCAATTTCATAACCGAAATTTCACAATTAGAAACACAAAACATCAATTAAACTATAGCAATTAAACATGCATTGCTAAATTGAGAACGAAGACGAATTGCGATGTAAACCTTATCAAGTAAGAAGTTCGGGAACAAATTACTGTTGGTGAGGTAATGACCACAGCAAGGACAATCGCTTTTGTTCCGGAGATGAGTAATAATACACATGTAGCAGAAGCTATGGCCACAGGCGGTGAGAAACGCGTCTTTGATGATCTGCATGCAAATCGGACATAGGAAGTCCTTATCTAACTCAGACATGGTGGGAACAGCGTCGCCGGCGGCGGTGGTGTCGGTGGAGAGATTTTTAGTAGGTTCTGGTTTCACTACTGCAGGGACTAGAGGTCCTACTGAGTGTTCTTCCATGGTGGTGGATGTGGTTTTGTTGCGAGAGAAATGGTTTTGACGCGTGTGGAGGTGGTGATTTGGGGTTGATTTTGTTTTTGCTTATGTGTGAGAAGAAAGGGGATTTAGGGTGGAAGAAGGTGGGTCCCATTAGTGTGGTGTTTGTGAGGGGGAGAAAATTACACGTGATAGCTTGGATTTCAGAATTCAGCTCATGCTAGAAGCCACATCACAACATG includes these proteins:
- the LOC131616024 gene encoding E3 ubiquitin-protein ligase COP1 isoform X2; amino-acid sequence: MKELDTLLLLLTEKKRKMEQEEAERNMQILLDFLHCLRKQKVDELKEVQTDLQFIKEDIGAVEKHRMDLYRARDRYSVKLRMLDDSAGRKSRHSSMDLNSSGLASSPLNLRGGLSSGSHTKKNDGKSQISSHGHGIQRRDPISGSDSQYINQSGLALVRKKRVHTQFNDLQECYLQKRRQAADKPNGQQERDTNFISREGYSCGLDDFQSVLTTFTRYSRLRVIAEIRHGDIFHSANIVSSIEFDRDDDLFATAGVSRRIKVFDFSAVVNEPTDAHCPVVEMTTRSKLSCLSWNKYAKNQIASSDYEGIVTVWDVTTRKSLMEYEEHEKRAWSVDFSRTDPSMLVSGSDDCKVKVWCTNQEASVLNIDMKANICCVKYNPGSGNYIAVGSADHHIHYYDLRNISRPVHVFTGHKKAVSYVKFLSNDELASASTDSTLRLWDVKQNVPVRTFRGHANEKNFVGLTVSSEYIACGSETNEVFVYHKEISKPLTWHRFGTLDMEDAEDEAGSYFISAVCWKSDRPTILTANSQGTIKVLVLAA
- the LOC131616024 gene encoding E3 ubiquitin-protein ligase COP1 isoform X1 encodes the protein MEEHSVGPLVPAVVKPEPTKNLSTDTTAAGDAVPTMSELDKDFLCPICMQIIKDAFLTACGHSFCYMCIITHLRNKSDCPCCGHYLTNSNLFPNFLLDKLLKKTSDRQISKTASPVEHFRQAVQKGCEVTMKELDTLLLLLTEKKRKMEQEEAERNMQILLDFLHCLRKQKVDELKEVQTDLQFIKEDIGAVEKHRMDLYRARDRYSVKLRMLDDSAGRKSRHSSMDLNSSGLASSPLNLRGGLSSGSHTKKNDGKSQISSHGHGIQRRDPISGSDSQYINQSGLALVRKKRVHTQFNDLQECYLQKRRQAADKPNGQQERDTNFISREGYSCGLDDFQSVLTTFTRYSRLRVIAEIRHGDIFHSANIVSSIEFDRDDDLFATAGVSRRIKVFDFSAVVNEPTDAHCPVVEMTTRSKLSCLSWNKYAKNQIASSDYEGIVTVWDVTTRKSLMEYEEHEKRAWSVDFSRTDPSMLVSGSDDCKVKVWCTNQEASVLNIDMKANICCVKYNPGSGNYIAVGSADHHIHYYDLRNISRPVHVFTGHKKAVSYVKFLSNDELASASTDSTLRLWDVKQNVPVRTFRGHANEKNFVGLTVSSEYIACGSETNEVFVYHKEISKPLTWHRFGTLDMEDAEDEAGSYFISAVCWKSDRPTILTANSQGTIKVLVLAA